Part of the Lichenicola cladoniae genome is shown below.
TTCGCGACCTGTGGGGCGTCGAGGCGATCGGCGCGCTCGACCTGCGGCCCTGGCTCGATCATGGCAACTGGGGACTGACAGCGCCGCTGTCGCCGCGCCCGGGACCGGCCGTATGGCCACCGGAAGCCCCCGAATTCACCGCCATGCCCGAGGACGAGCGCACCGGCGCATTTCAGCTCGGGCTCGGCCCGGTCCAGTCGTTCGCGACCGGTCCGGTACATCTGCGGCTCACCCTGGACGGCGAGCGGATCGCCCGCCTGGAAGTCAGGCTCGGCTATGCCCATCGCGGCATCGTCCGGCTGCTGCGGAGCCGTACGCCGGCCGAGGCGGTGTCCCTGGTCGCCCGCATCGATGCGGAGACGACGGTCGCGCACCAGTCCGCGTTCGCGCGTGCCGTGGAAGCAGCCGGCGGGTGGCGGATCACCGCGCGTGCGGAAGCCTTGCGCGTCGTGATGGCCGAACTTGAACGATGCGCGGTGCATCTGCATCACCTGGCTCAGGTCGCGCGCCTGGTCGGGCTGGACCGGGCCGGCACCTCCGCAGGCTGGATGCGCCAGACCGTGCTGGCCGGAAGCGCCGCGGCGTTCGGGCACCGCATGATGATGGGTGCGATCGTGCCCGGCGGCCTTGCCGACGCCCCGGCCGAGACCGGACTGGCGGCTCTTCCGGCAGTGCTGGATCGCCTCGAGGCAGCGTTGCCCGGCCTGGCGCAGGCGTTCCGAAGCGGGGCGAACCGCCTGTCCGGCCGTGCCGGGATCCGCGCGTCGGTCGCCGCGAACTGCGTGCTCGGGGGGCCCTCCGGACGCGCATCGGGTCATCCGCTCGACGTGCATGTTCTGCCGCCGCTTCATCTGGAGGCCGCGCCGGTCGCGCGGCTGCAGGCCGGGGACGCGGAGGCGCGCTGCCGGATCAGGCTGGACGAGATCGCCCGCAGCCTGATGCTGGCGCGTCGTCTGCTGCTGGCGGATCCGGCCGGCCCGGTGCATCGCGATCCGCTGCCGGACCAGGACCTGTTCGAGCCGGCCTCCGAAGGTTTTGGTGTCGCGGAGTCGGCGCATGGCCCAGTCTGGTACTGGATCAGGATCGAGTCCGGCCGGATCTCGGCGCTGCACATCCACGATCCCGGCCTGGCCCTGTGGCTGGCGCTGGAACAGGCGGCACCGGGCCTCGAACTCGACGGGTTGCGGCTGTTGTGCCGATCGCTGGGACTCTCGGTATCTGGAGCGGACCTATGACCGGACCAACGGACCGGACTGTCAGCCCGATCCGGGCGGTGCTGCATCTGGATGGTGGCGGTTGCGGCGGCTGCGCGCTCGAGGTGGCGGCGCTGAGCGGGTCCGCCCGGGCCCTGCGCGACGCGGGTCTGACACTGGTCGACAGCCCGCGCCAGGCCGACCTGCTGCTGGTCAGCGGCACGGTGACGCGCAACCTGCTGCAGGCGGTGGATGCTGCCTGGACCGCCATGGCGGAGCCGAAATACCTGGTCGCCATCGGCGCCTGCGCGATGGATGGCGGCCCGTTCCGGGACAGCTACGCGGTTGCGGGCGGGATCGGTGCGCGGCTGCCGGTCGCGCTGGCGATCCCGGGGTGCCCGCCATCGCCCGACGCGATCCTCGATGGGCTGGCCATGCTGATGTCGGCGCTCGACGGCGCCGCCGAGGCTCCTACGAAACCGGACCCGCGGCCGGCGACGCCGGAGCGAACGGATCCGCCGCCTCTTCAGGCACTTCTTCCTGCAGCGCCAGGGCATCCGCGCGTAGGCGGCGATGGCTCCTGAGGCTGAACGGGATCATCACGACATAGATCAACCCGGCGGCCGCGAACGCCGCCCACGGATCGGCGACCAGCACGGCCGCGAACGCACCGGTGCCGAGCAGCATCGGCAGCACGAATTGCGCCGGAACCTTGAAGTTCTTGAAGCTCCAGAGCGGCAGGGTGGAGACCGAGAGGAAGGCGACCGCGATCAGGATCGGCGCCACCAGCAGCGGATGGCGTGACGCGACATAGAGCCAGGGCATGCCGAGCTTGTGCGCTTCCAGGCCGATGAACAGCGGGAACAGGGCCAGGCCGGCACCCGCCGGGGCAGGAACGCCGGTGAAGAAGTTGGCGGCATAGGTCGGGGGCTGGGTCGGTCCGGCGATGCCGGCGTTGAACCGTGCCAGCCGCAGCGCCATGCAGACTGCATACATGATGCACGGCAGGAAGCCGTAGCGGCCGCCATCCTGCAGCGCCCACAGATACATGATGAAGGCCGGCGCGATACCGAAGCACAGGAAGTCGGACAGGCTGTCGAACTCGGCGCCGAACCGGCTGGTGGCCCGCAGCAGGCGGGCGATGCGGCCGTCCAGCCCGTCGATGAAGCCGGCGATGACCAGGGCGCCCGCGGCCTGGCCGAAGCGCCCATCGAGTGCGGAGTGCATGCCGGTCAGGCCGGCGCACAGGCCGAGCAGCGTCAGGATGTTCGGGATCAGCCGGTTGAATGACTGGCCGCGGAACCGGGGACGCGCGCGCTTGCCCAGGCGGCGCAACCGGCGCAGCCGTCGCGGCGGCGCGCCCGGCGTCCGGCCGGGTAATGGGTCGAAGGGTTCAGAGGCGGGCAAGCACGGTCTCGCCGCCGATCATCGTCTGCCCGACCCGCACCAGCGGCTCGACCCCGTGCGGCAGGTAGAGATCGGTCCGGCTGCCGAACCGGATGATCCCGAACCGCTCGCCGATGGTGAAGAAGGCGCCTTCCTTGGCATGGCACAGGATGCGCCGCGCGATCAGGCCGGCGATCTGCACCACGGCCATGGTGCGGCCGTCGGCGAGACGCAGCGCCAGGCCATTGCGCTCGTTCAGGTCGCTGGCCTTGTCGACGCTGGCGTTGAGGAACTGGCCCTTGTGATAGGCGATCCGGGTGACCTCGGCCGCGACCGGCATCCGGTTCACGTGCACGTCCAGCACCGAGAGGAAAATCGCGATGCGCCAGCGCGGCTCGATGCCGAGTCCGAGTTCCGCCGGCGGTGCCACCTGCCCGACCAGCACGACCTTGCCATCGGCAGGGGCTACGACGATTCCGGGCAGCAGCGACGGCAGCCGTTCCGGATCGCGAAAGAAATACAGGCAGAACAGGAAGAACACGAACGCCAGCACCGCGACCACCCAGGCGGTGGTGGAGGGCAACGCCAGCCCCAGCACCAGTCCGAGCACGGCAACGACACCCGAGACGATCAGGAATGGACGGCCAGCCGGATGCGGCGGGGCGAGCACGAGTTTGAGCGAGTGTGTGAAGGAGGACATCGGTCGCGGTTCATGGATGCTTCACCAAGTTCGGTCAAGTTGCGCGCATGGCGGGCTGGAGGGGCATGCAGGACATGGTTGGCAACGAGGCGGTATCGTTCGGGTCGTTCAGGGTCGACGACCTCGGCCGTATCTCGCTGGGCGACGGCACCCAGGGTGGCTTCGACTTCCAGTGGCGCGGCCGGCCGATCGCCTTGACCGTGCACGGGCTGGACACGTCGGGCGAGGGACCGTTCTCCGGCAGGAACCGTGCAGCCGCCTCGCCGTGCCGCATCCGGATGAGCGCGCAGGTCGGGCGCGTACCGAGTACCGCGGTCGCGGCCGCCCGGCGTCCGGACGCATTCCGGCTGACCACCGCCCTGTCCGGCCTGCAGCCGCACGGGTGGCTCGTGCGGCTGCTGCCGGACCACATGCTGCAGTTCCAGTCGGAGGAGCAGGCGCCGCTTCCCGCACTGATCGGCGAACTTCTGGTGTCCGCCACCCGGTTCACCCTGGCGCTTGCCCCGTATCTCGACCTGCTCGAGGAACACGGCGTCGGGATGAATGCCTGATTATCGCAGAGCTGCGTTATCCGCGTGGTCGACGTCGCTCTGGAGCACCCGGTCGGCACGGTTCCGGCTCGCCGGGACGGCACCCGCCGGCATCAGCACCGAGCGGAACCGCACCTGGCGTGCCGCAGGTGCGGCTGGGTGCGCTGCATACATGTCCTTGACCGCCTCGATCACCAGCACCCCAGCCAGCCGGGGCGTCAGGAAGCGGCCCGCCGACTCCAGCACCGGGCCCGCCCGCAGCACCGAACGCAGCGGGCTCGGCGGAAAATACAGCGCGCCCTGCAACTGTTCGACGCGGAACAGGCAGCGCTGCAGCAGCCGGGCGATCCGCCCGGTCGAGTACGGCGTGCCATCGGCAAACGGCGTCGCCTCGATATGGGCCCAGAGCCCGGTCCGGTTCGGCACCACGATCAGCAGGCGTCCGTCATTGCGCAGCACCCGCCAGGCTGCATGCAGCATGCGCGGCGCGTGGGTCGCATTCTCCAGCGCATGGGTCATCAGCACGCGGTCGAAGGTCTGGTCCGGAAACGGCAGGGCATCGTCCTGCACCAGGCAGTCCGGCTGGAGCGGGGTCGCGGCGATGCTGGTGGATGCATCGATGCAGAGCCGGGCCTGATGGTGCCACAGCGGCAGGAACGGCGAGGCATGGCCGAGCCCGAGGATCGACTGGCCCTGCAGATCCGGCCAGATGCCCTGCAGGCGCCGGCGCAACTGGCCGGCGGCGACGCTGCCACGCCTACGCGAATAGAAGTCCGCCACGGTCTGGACGTCGTCGAGCATCGTGCGGATATAGCATGCCGCCGGGGAACCACGATGCCCGCGGATTTGATCGGAGTCTCTTACATGTCGTCGCCAGGATCCCTGACCGTTTCGCCGATCCCGATCCTGTCCGACAACTACGCATGGCGGCTTAGCGATACATCCTCCGGTGCCGTCGCGGTGGTCGATCCGGCCGACGCCGACGCGGTGATCGCCAGCCTCGAACGGTAGGGCGGCCGGCTCGACCTGGTGCTGCTGACCCACCATCACTCGGACCACATTGCCGGCGCCGAGCGGGTGGCGCGGCATTTCGGCGCCCAGATGGTCGGGGCCGCCAAGGATGCGGCTCGCCTGCCGCCGCTCGACATCGCTCTGTCCGAAGGCAACCACATCAGGCTCGGCGACACCGTCGGCGAGATCATCGAGACGCCGGGTCATACGCGAGGGCACATCTCCTATTTCTTCGGGGACGGTCCGGTCCTGTTCTGCGGAGACACGCTGTTCAGCCTGGGCTGC
Proteins encoded:
- a CDS encoding NADH-quinone oxidoreductase subunit D-related protein, giving the protein MNLVPRPPPSASELIRAGAVVPARPWPRYRLAPEAWADLADRLATDPLRLITLWADETTVHALFLDADGDPLVASVPIELRRYLALSPARPAVSPCERMIRDLWGVEAIGALDLRPWLDHGNWGLTAPLSPRPGPAVWPPEAPEFTAMPEDERTGAFQLGLGPVQSFATGPVHLRLTLDGERIARLEVRLGYAHRGIVRLLRSRTPAEAVSLVARIDAETTVAHQSAFARAVEAAGGWRITARAEALRVVMAELERCAVHLHHLAQVARLVGLDRAGTSAGWMRQTVLAGSAAAFGHRMMMGAIVPGGLADAPAETGLAALPAVLDRLEAALPGLAQAFRSGANRLSGRAGIRASVAANCVLGGPSGRASGHPLDVHVLPPLHLEAAPVARLQAGDAEARCRIRLDEIARSLMLARRLLLADPAGPVHRDPLPDQDLFEPASEGFGVAESAHGPVWYWIRIESGRISALHIHDPGLALWLALEQAAPGLELDGLRLLCRSLGLSVSGADL
- a CDS encoding NADH-quinone oxidoreductase subunit B family protein translates to MTGPTDRTVSPIRAVLHLDGGGCGGCALEVAALSGSARALRDAGLTLVDSPRQADLLLVSGTVTRNLLQAVDAAWTAMAEPKYLVAIGACAMDGGPFRDSYAVAGGIGARLPVALAIPGCPPSPDAILDGLAMLMSALDGAAEAPTKPDPRPATPERTDPPPLQALLPAAPGHPRVGGDGS
- a CDS encoding CDP-alcohol phosphatidyltransferase family protein, yielding MPASEPFDPLPGRTPGAPPRRLRRLRRLGKRARPRFRGQSFNRLIPNILTLLGLCAGLTGMHSALDGRFGQAAGALVIAGFIDGLDGRIARLLRATSRFGAEFDSLSDFLCFGIAPAFIMYLWALQDGGRYGFLPCIMYAVCMALRLARFNAGIAGPTQPPTYAANFFTGVPAPAGAGLALFPLFIGLEAHKLGMPWLYVASRHPLLVAPILIAVAFLSVSTLPLWSFKNFKVPAQFVLPMLLGTGAFAAVLVADPWAAFAAAGLIYVVMIPFSLRSHRRLRADALALQEEVPEEAADPFAPASPAAGPVS
- a CDS encoding phosphatidylserine decarboxylase, whose amino-acid sequence is MSSFTHSLKLVLAPPHPAGRPFLIVSGVVAVLGLVLGLALPSTTAWVVAVLAFVFFLFCLYFFRDPERLPSLLPGIVVAPADGKVVLVGQVAPPAELGLGIEPRWRIAIFLSVLDVHVNRMPVAAEVTRIAYHKGQFLNASVDKASDLNERNGLALRLADGRTMAVVQIAGLIARRILCHAKEGAFFTIGERFGIIRFGSRTDLYLPHGVEPLVRVGQTMIGGETVLARL
- a CDS encoding class I SAM-dependent methyltransferase, whose protein sequence is MLDDVQTVADFYSRRRGSVAAGQLRRRLQGIWPDLQGQSILGLGHASPFLPLWHHQARLCIDASTSIAATPLQPDCLVQDDALPFPDQTFDRVLMTHALENATHAPRMLHAAWRVLRNDGRLLIVVPNRTGLWAHIEATPFADGTPYSTGRIARLLQRCLFRVEQLQGALYFPPSPLRSVLRAGPVLESAGRFLTPRLAGVLVIEAVKDMYAAHPAAPAARQVRFRSVLMPAGAVPASRNRADRVLQSDVDHADNAALR